Genomic segment of Deltaproteobacteria bacterium:
GTGGACCGTGACCCTGCGGTTGTTTTGACCAAGACCGACGTGGCCTCGGCTGTTTCTCAACCGTCTAGCGGGGATGTTTCGGAAAAGATCCAGTACCTGACTAACGGCGTTGTTTATTACGCGGCTGTCGAAGGGGTGGACAAGGCGGGGAATGTCGGGGCTCGGACCAATACCCTGGCCGATGGGACCCTCGCCTTTAATACCCCGGAGGAGACAGTCGGGCTTGCCGGGGCGAGCGGGGAGGACGGGGGATGCGCATTAATACCCGAATAAAACGGTTTTTGTTTTTTTCCCTCTTCTTTTTTCCGCTTGTCCTCCATGCCGAAGAACGGACCCCCCAGTGGTTTTCCCTGGAGCTGAAAGGGGGGTTCTGGCTCCCGCAGGACAAGACGACAGACTCGCTACTGGGGCTCTGTTGTCATGGGACGATCGGGACGGAGTTCGGATTCTTGTGGCAATCCAAATTCGGGGCTGAAATCGGCGTCGGTTTTCTCAAAGATGGCGGCCATGCCCTTGGGAAGGGCAGCGGTCGTGTTTCCGGCGACACCTTTGATCTTCTTTTGCTCCCGATGAAGAACAATTTCACCTTCCGCGCCGATTTTCAGGAGAACCAGATCGTCGTTCCCTACGTGAAGAGTGGTTTTGATTACGTCTATTATCGCGAGAACCTGGAGGGAAAGGTCACCCAGGGGCTCAAGACCGGTTATCACGGGACGGCGGGGGTCCAGTTCCTGATGGAGTTTGCGGAATCGCTGACCCATGAGATGGAGCAGGAGATGGGGATTAACGACCTTTACCTGACCCTGGAGGGACAGTTTGCCAAGGTGGATAGTTTCGGCAAAACGGGGCTGGATCTTTCCGGCTGGACCTTACAGGCGGGACTCCTCTTTGAATTTTAATGTACGGGCGGCCCCATGTGGCCGCCCTGGGCAGACACGTAGGTCTGCCCCTACAACCAATGGAAAAAACATTCAGGATGATTCTGGAATACGATGGCACCGACTTCAACGGCTGGCAGTCCCAGGCCAGGGGGCGGACCGTCCAGCAGGTTCTGGAGAAAGGGTTGCATCGGCTCCTCCGGCAAAAAATAAAGGTGGTCGGGGCCAGCCGGACCGATTCCGGGGTTCATGCCTTGGGACAGGTGGCGCATTTCAAGGTCAATTGGAGCGGGTCCTGTCTCGGGTTCCGCCCAGCCGTGCTCACCCGTTCCGCTCGGCTGGGCGCCCGACCCTCGCCACCCGCTCCAATGTCTCGCCTCCGCCACTCCCTCAACGCCGTCTTGCCCGACGACGTTGTCGTCAGACAGATTGAAGAAATGGGGGCTTCTTTTCACGCCATCCGGTTGGCCAGGGAAAAGACCTATCTCTACCGGATCTGGAACCACTGGTCTCGCCCGGTCCTGGAAAAGGATTTTGTCTGGCATGTTCGAGAACCTCTGGATTCACGGGCGATGAGGAAGGGGGCAAGGTATTTGGTTGGGCGGCATGATTTCTCGGCATTTAAAGGAAGGAACAGCGAAACCAAAACAAAAGTGAGAACAATTTATAAAATTAAAATATCCCCTTCCCTGATTCAAATCACCGGCAACGGTTTTTTAAAATATATGGTTCGCAATATTGTCGGGACTTTGGTAGAGGTAGGAAAGGGGAGGCGGTTGCCAGCCGAGGTGGGCAAAATTTTGTCGTCGAAGGATCGCAGAAAAGCGGGGATGACTGCTCCCGCCCACGGGCTATTTTTGAAGGAGGTGGTTTACTGATGGAGCTGGCAGGGAAAAGGGTATTTATTTTAGGACTCGACCAAGGGGTTGTTTCTGCGGCTCAGTTCCTGACGGATCAGAAAGTTCGTGTGACTGTTTTTGCCAGAACGCCGCGTAGCATCCATGAAAAGGTCCTCGCTTCGTTAAAAAAGATCTCTTGCGATGTCCAATGGGGAGAGGTGGAGGAAAAGAGATTGTGTGAGGCGGGTCTCTTGGTTGCCGCCCCCGGTTATCGGTTTTACCGCTGGCCGCTTTCATTGGCCCGCCGCAAGGGAGTTCCGATCTGCAGTCTTTTGGAACTGGCCGGCTCCTTTTACAAAAAACCGGTGATTGCCGTGACCGGTTCGAATGGAAAAACAAGCACCATTGTCCTTTTACAGGCCTTTCTTAAAAAAGGGGGGGTCTCCCATGCCGTGGCGGGGGGTAGCTTTGCCTCTTATTTTGATCTTCTGCAGGAAAAGGGGAATGTTGATTATTTTGTTCTGGAAACGGGGAGTTTTGAACTGGAAGGGACGCAGAAGTTCCATCCCTGGATTGCCGTTTTTCTGAATGTCGGCGCCGAACACCGGGACCGGCACGGGACGCTGAAAAAATACCTGGAGGCCAAAGGGAAAATTTTTGCCAATCAGCAAAAAGGGGATTTTATTGTCTACCGCCATGACAGCAAGCTGATTGCCGCCATGCTTTCGGAGAAAAAGGCGGTTGTGACGACGGTCCCTTTTTGTTCGTCAAAAAAGATTTCACCCGGAATTTATCGGGATGGAAAGAAGTTGGTTTATGGTGACAAGGGGAAAGAGGAATCGTATTCACTCGAAGATTTTCAGCTGAAAGGGGTTCATAATATTGAAAACCTGATGGCGGCGATTGTGGTTGCCCGTCTCTGCGGCGTTTCCGCCGGCACGATCCGGGAGACGATCGGTGATCTCCGGTGGTTGCCGCATCGGCTGGAAAGGACGGATGAGATCCAGGGGGTCACCTTTTACAACGACGCCAAATCGACCAATACGGTGGCTACTGCCTGGGCGTTGGGGAGTTTTACCGACAAAGTCATTCTGATCATGGGGGGGCGTTGGCGGGGTGGCTCCGATCTG
This window contains:
- the murD gene encoding UDP-N-acetylmuramoyl-L-alanine--D-glutamate ligase, giving the protein MELAGKRVFILGLDQGVVSAAQFLTDQKVRVTVFARTPRSIHEKVLASLKKISCDVQWGEVEEKRLCEAGLLVAAPGYRFYRWPLSLARRKGVPICSLLELAGSFYKKPVIAVTGSNGKTSTIVLLQAFLKKGGVSHAVAGGSFASYFDLLQEKGNVDYFVLETGSFELEGTQKFHPWIAVFLNVGAEHRDRHGTLKKYLEAKGKIFANQQKGDFIVYRHDSKLIAAMLSEKKAVVTTVPFCSSKKISPGIYRDGKKLVYGDKGKEESYSLEDFQLKGVHNIENLMAAIVVARLCGVSAGTIRETIGDLRWLPHRLERTDEIQGVTFYNDAKSTNTVATAWALGSFTDKVILIMGGRWRGGSDLEGLTPFIRSKVKILVIIGSNRMVFHKNLGDLVPTFVVPKIADAVELAYKKAITGDTVLFSPAAPTEFSVHPDFRARGEDFKKAVNSLKESLVKKRLRSSRQERV
- the truA gene encoding tRNA pseudouridine(38-40) synthase TruA, with protein sequence MEKTFRMILEYDGTDFNGWQSQARGRTVQQVLEKGLHRLLRQKIKVVGASRTDSGVHALGQVAHFKVNWSGSCLGFRPAVLTRSARLGARPSPPAPMSRLRHSLNAVLPDDVVVRQIEEMGASFHAIRLAREKTYLYRIWNHWSRPVLEKDFVWHVREPLDSRAMRKGARYLVGRHDFSAFKGRNSETKTKVRTIYKIKISPSLIQITGNGFLKYMVRNIVGTLVEVGKGRRLPAEVGKILSSKDRRKAGMTAPAHGLFLKEVVY